One Coccinella septempunctata chromosome 8, icCocSept1.1, whole genome shotgun sequence genomic window carries:
- the LOC123319368 gene encoding uncharacterized protein LOC123319368 isoform X1 produces MLSTKSLCFLVVLVANVAASEKGECAKQFNVDKPDFEELKKNPTEPAEKMLCFLKCEYEDSGVLNADKTVDADKLIAHVAKLKNLEETTKKNIKKCVQEMTVPVNSCSDIKPYYLCVHNEGATAICILAKTIITTIANLLWKRFC; encoded by the exons ATGCTTTCTACAAAATCTTTATGTTTTTTGGTTGTTTTAGTAGCCAATGTCGCT GCTTCAGAGAAAGGTGAATGTGCGAAACAATTCAACGTAGACAAACCAGACTTTGAGGAATTAAAAAAGAATCCAACTGAGCCTGCGGAAAAAATGCTGTGCTTTCTCAAATGTGAATATGAGGATTCAGGAGTACTCAATGCGGACAAAACTGTTGATGCAGACAAACTGATCGCTCACGTTGCAAAGTTGAAAAATCTGGAAGAAACTACCAAGAAAAATATTAAGAAATGCGTTCAAGAAATGACAGTTCCTGTTAACAGCTGTTCAGATATCAAACCTTATTATCTCTGCGTCCACAATGAAGGTGCTACAG CCATCTGCATTTTGGCGAAAACCATCATTACTACAATCGCCAATCTTCTTTGGAAAAGATTTTGTTAA
- the LOC123319368 gene encoding uncharacterized protein LOC123319368 isoform X2 yields the protein MLSTKSLCFLVVLVANVAASEKGECAKQFNVDKPDFEELKKNPTEPAEKMLCFLKCEYEDSGVLNADKTVDADKLIAHVAKLKNLEETTKKNIKKCVQEMTVPVNSCSDIKPYYLCVHNEGATGSSFPISMMVLS from the exons ATGCTTTCTACAAAATCTTTATGTTTTTTGGTTGTTTTAGTAGCCAATGTCGCT GCTTCAGAGAAAGGTGAATGTGCGAAACAATTCAACGTAGACAAACCAGACTTTGAGGAATTAAAAAAGAATCCAACTGAGCCTGCGGAAAAAATGCTGTGCTTTCTCAAATGTGAATATGAGGATTCAGGAGTACTCAATGCGGACAAAACTGTTGATGCAGACAAACTGATCGCTCACGTTGCAAAGTTGAAAAATCTGGAAGAAACTACCAAGAAAAATATTAAGAAATGCGTTCAAGAAATGACAGTTCCTGTTAACAGCTGTTCAGATATCAAACCTTATTATCTCTGCGTCCACAATGAAGGTGCTACAG GGTCATCGTTTCCCATTTCTATGATGGTTCTCAGCTAA